One part of the Vicia villosa cultivar HV-30 ecotype Madison, WI linkage group LG6, Vvil1.0, whole genome shotgun sequence genome encodes these proteins:
- the LOC131608744 gene encoding cytokinin hydroxylase-like — MVVLTILLFILVTLLFKLLYENLSCYFFTPLRIKKIMEMQGVRGPKPRFFTGNILDMASLVSKSTSHDMKTISHDIVGRLLPHFLLWSSQFGKRYIYWNGSEPRLCLTETELIKEFLSKYSTVSGKSWLQKQGSKHFIGEGVLMANGENWYHQRHIVAPAFIGDRLKSYAGHMVECTKEMLESLQKGLECGQSEVEIGEYMTKLTADIISRTEFGTSYQKGKKIFHLLTVLQTRCAQASRHLCFPGSRFFPSKYNREIKSLKMEVEKLLMEIIQSRKDCVEIGRSNSYGNDLLGILLNEMQKKETSLNLQLVMDECKTFFFSGHETTALLLTWTVMLLASNPCWQEKVRDEVKRVCNGGIPSLDQLSKLTMLHMVINESLRLYPPASVLPRMAFEDIILGDLYIPKGLSIWIPVLAIHHNEKLWGKDANEFNPERFTSKTFVPSRFLPFAFGPRNCVGQTFALMEAKIILAMLISRFSFTISDNYRHAPVVVLTIKPKYGVQVCLKPLEP; from the exons atggtgGTTCTCACAATCCTTTTGTTCATACTAGTCACTCTTTTATTTAAACTCTTGTATGAAAACCTCTCATGCTACTTTTTCACTCCACTTAGAATCAAGAAAATCATGGAGATGCAAGGCGTCCGCGGGCCGAAACCTCGGTTCTTCACCGGAAACATCCTCGACATGGCTTCCCTTGTCTCTAAATCTACTTCACATGACATGAAAACAATTAGCCATGACATTGTCGGTCGGCTTCTCCCTCATTTTCTCCTCTGGTCCTCTCAATTCG GAAAAAGATATATATATTGGAACGGTTCGGAGCCGAGGTTGTGTTTGACAGAAACTGAATTGATAAAAGAGTTTCTTTCAAAATATAGTACAGTGTCTGGTAAATCATGGTTACAAAAACAGGGTTCAAAACATTTCATTGGAGAAGGAGTTTTGATGGCAAATGGTGAAAATTGGTATCACCAACGTCACATTGTTGCCCCTGCATTCATAGGGGACAGACTTAAG AGCTATGCAGGGCATATGGTGGAATGTACAAAAGAGATGTTAGAATCACTACAAAAAGGGTTAGAGTGTGGACAAAGTGAGGTGGAGATTGGTGAATACATGACAAAACTCACTGCAGATATCATTTCTAGAACTGAGTTCGGTACAAGTTACCAAAAGGGAAAGAAAATATTCCATCTCCTCACAGTTTTGCAGACTCGTTGTGCTCAAGCTAGTCGCCATCTTTGCTTTCCTGGTAGCAG ATTTTTTCCAAGCAAGTACAATAGAGAAATAAAGTCATtgaaaatggaagtggagaaacTATTGATGGAAATAATACAAAGTAGAAAAGATTGTGTTGAGATTGGAAGAAGCAATTCTTATGGGAATGACTTGTTGGGAATACTATTGAATGAAATGCAAAAAAAGGAAACTAGCTTAAACTTGCAACTAGTAATGGATGAATGCAAAACATTCTTCTTTTCTGGACATGAAACAACAGCATTGTTGCTCACTTGGACAGTTATGTTACTAGCAAGTAATCCTTGTTGGCAAGAAAAGGTTAGAGATGAAGTTAAAAGGGTTTGCAATGGTGGAATTCCTTCTTTGGATCAACTCTCCAAGCTCACTATG TTGCATATGGTAATAAACGAGTCACTGAGACTCTATCCTCCCGCATCTGTACTTCCTAGAATGGCTTTTGAAGATATAATATTAGGCGACCTTTATATCCCTAAAGGATTATCAATCTGGATTCCTGTTTTGGCTATTCATCACAATGAAAAATTATGGGGTAAAGATGCAAACGAATTCAATCCAGAAAGATTTACTTCAAAAACATTTGTTCCTAGCCGTTTCTTACCATTTGCTTTTGGCCCTAGAAATTGTGTTGGACAAACATTTGCCTTAATGGAAGCTAAAATTATATTAGCTATGTTAATCTCTCGCTTTAGTTTCACGATTTCGGATAATTATCGGCATGCACCCGTGGTTGTACTCACTATTAAGCCTAAATATGGCGTTCAAGTTTGTTTAAAGCCCTTGGAGCCGTGA